Proteins from a genomic interval of Sporolactobacillus sp. Y61:
- a CDS encoding PHP domain-containing protein — MPFDTHNHTQFSFDADMQLEEARNKAAQQGLNLILTEHYDLNERQEDGSPVTFPIEDYFSTYAPYRGDHLLLGIELGLDDRDSYIKRNREIAEHHPFDMVIGSVHNIRDYDICSDESRNFLSKPDFFAHYLIYAEHTIHKNPYIDTFAHIDYPCRYLSYSDNVLRYGDFPVLIDNFLYALIHRDICLEINLRLLDQEAFRSGFSGIARRYQELGGKYVTIGGDNHTPETIGEKYKLGRDLARACGLQPVYFKNRKRVIDD, encoded by the coding sequence ATGCCGTTTGATACGCATAATCATACACAGTTCTCGTTTGATGCGGATATGCAGCTTGAAGAAGCACGGAACAAAGCCGCTCAGCAGGGCCTGAACCTGATTCTGACGGAGCATTATGATCTGAATGAGCGTCAGGAAGACGGGTCGCCCGTCACTTTTCCGATTGAAGACTATTTCAGCACCTACGCTCCGTACCGGGGAGATCACCTGCTGCTCGGGATCGAACTCGGGCTGGATGATCGCGACAGTTATATCAAGCGCAACCGGGAAATTGCTGAACATCATCCGTTCGACATGGTCATCGGATCGGTCCACAATATCCGCGACTATGATATATGTTCCGACGAGAGCAGAAATTTTCTCTCCAAGCCGGATTTTTTTGCCCATTATCTCATCTATGCCGAGCACACCATTCATAAAAATCCCTATATCGACACATTCGCGCATATCGATTACCCGTGCCGCTACCTCAGCTATTCGGACAACGTTCTGCGTTACGGGGATTTTCCTGTTCTGATCGATAACTTTCTGTATGCCCTGATTCACCGGGACATTTGTCTTGAAATCAATCTGCGTCTGCTTGATCAGGAGGCTTTCCGCTCGGGCTTTTCCGGGATCGCCCGCCGTTATCAGGAACTCGGAGGAAAGTATGTGACCATCGGCGGGGACAATCATACGCCGGAAACCATTGGGGAAAAATATAAGCTCGGCCGGGATTTGGCCCGCGCATGCGGGCTTCAGCCGGTTTACTTTAAAAACCGGAAGAGGGTCATTGACGACTGA
- a CDS encoding glutathione synthase: MSADCQTDCIAPWQGHFGLERENLRINPDGTLALTPHPRAFGNKLTHPQITTDFSESQLELVTPVTSSLHEAQSQLDCLTQKVCRGLGPELLWPLSNPPAELPPENQIPVANFGPEGRDKTDYRYYLAKKYGRYKQLYCGLHFNCSFDGLSGKTAGEKNHFYLHLAAQAMRYRFFLIHLLAASPGRKPDAMYRSVRLSAHGYRNTEVIHPDYSDAKAYLASLLEAIREGKIEGPRELYHQVRIKGRGFENPDEEPEATRIELRIPDLNPFYPSGISLDDLYLMHLFLIWAANAEDEAFDQDAQKKADALADQAALMDVSEPLKSEIDRVFERLGSFARSLTLPEGYLHALDVAKKRWRNPQKRYAERLITRFQRGETGLNLARRLKNTFIHKMEDICS, translated from the coding sequence ATGTCCGCTGATTGTCAGACCGATTGTATTGCGCCATGGCAGGGACATTTTGGACTGGAACGGGAAAATCTGAGGATCAATCCCGACGGAACACTGGCACTGACTCCGCATCCCCGTGCGTTTGGTAATAAACTGACCCATCCCCAAATTACGACCGATTTTTCCGAGAGCCAGCTGGAACTGGTGACACCCGTCACCTCTTCCCTGCATGAGGCCCAGTCGCAGCTGGACTGCCTCACGCAGAAGGTCTGTCGCGGTCTCGGCCCGGAACTGCTCTGGCCGCTCAGTAACCCGCCTGCCGAACTCCCACCGGAAAATCAGATTCCTGTGGCCAACTTCGGACCGGAAGGACGGGATAAAACCGACTACCGGTATTACCTGGCAAAAAAATACGGGCGCTACAAACAATTATACTGCGGTCTGCATTTTAACTGCTCCTTTGACGGACTTTCCGGTAAAACGGCCGGTGAGAAAAACCATTTCTATCTGCATCTGGCCGCGCAGGCGATGCGTTACCGGTTCTTTCTTATCCATCTGCTGGCGGCAAGTCCCGGGCGGAAGCCTGACGCGATGTACCGGTCTGTCCGCCTGAGCGCGCACGGGTATCGAAATACTGAAGTGATCCATCCCGATTACAGCGATGCCAAAGCTTATCTCGCCTCTCTTTTGGAGGCAATCAGAGAAGGAAAAATTGAGGGGCCGCGTGAACTGTATCATCAGGTTCGGATCAAGGGCAGAGGGTTCGAAAATCCGGATGAGGAACCTGAGGCCACACGAATCGAACTGCGCATCCCGGACCTGAATCCCTTTTACCCGTCCGGTATCAGTCTGGATGATCTCTATCTGATGCATCTTTTTCTCATATGGGCGGCCAATGCGGAGGACGAAGCTTTTGATCAGGATGCTCAGAAAAAAGCAGATGCACTGGCTGATCAGGCGGCACTGATGGACGTAAGTGAACCCTTGAAGAGCGAAATCGACCGGGTATTTGAGCGACTTGGCAGCTTTGCCCGAAGTCTGACGCTTCCTGAAGGTTATCTCCACGCTCTGGACGTGGCGAAAAAGCGGTGGCGTAATCCGCAAAAGCGCTATGCTGAGCGCCTGATCACACGTTTTCAGAGGGGAGAAACGGGGCTTAACCTGGCCCGCAGGCTGAAAAATACCTTTATTCATAAGATGGAAGATATATGTTCCTGA
- a CDS encoding PC4/YdbC family ssDNA-binding protein — MAGIDYNIVKNIGTVSQSPKGWEKQLNVISWNGRPPKYDLRDWAPDGQKMGKGITLTLDELKALKRLLNHMEELDQ, encoded by the coding sequence ATGGCAGGTATCGACTATAACATTGTAAAAAATATCGGGACCGTATCTCAGTCACCGAAAGGCTGGGAAAAGCAGCTGAATGTGATCAGCTGGAACGGACGCCCGCCGAAATATGATCTTCGCGACTGGGCACCGGACGGGCAGAAGATGGGTAAGGGTATCACCCTGACGCTTGATGAACTGAAGGCGTTGAAGCGGCTCCTGAATCATATGGAAGAACTGGATCAATGA
- a CDS encoding zinc ribbon domain-containing protein — MAENFCRNCGSKCEPGQKFCTRCGQRLAEPAETVTTGRAARSEDQSRSVTEFVKRNRKWIIPCVILAVVAFFFFRQMPDNSPSGVTGQFLEYARAGKYNDAEKQIAEITILDLKDNNQYSREKMTATLYELVHEGTAEIKNIRIVREQKSSDTKYAGVLAALTFDDGTKRQLGFELIKEKGKWKIDHFSISR; from the coding sequence ATGGCTGAAAATTTTTGCCGTAACTGCGGCTCAAAATGTGAACCGGGTCAGAAGTTCTGTACCCGTTGCGGACAAAGACTCGCTGAACCGGCTGAAACAGTGACAACCGGTCGGGCTGCCCGCTCAGAAGATCAGAGTCGTTCTGTTACAGAATTTGTGAAGAGAAACCGGAAATGGATCATCCCCTGCGTCATTCTTGCGGTAGTCGCCTTTTTCTTCTTCCGCCAGATGCCGGATAACAGTCCGTCCGGTGTGACCGGACAATTTCTTGAATATGCCAGAGCCGGTAAATATAATGATGCAGAAAAGCAGATTGCGGAAATAACGATTCTTGATCTTAAGGATAACAATCAATACAGTAGAGAAAAAATGACTGCGACACTGTACGAACTCGTTCATGAGGGGACAGCCGAGATCAAAAATATCCGTATTGTCCGCGAGCAGAAATCATCTGATACGAAATATGCCGGTGTCCTGGCTGCCCTCACCTTTGATGATGGGACAAAAAGGCAGCTGGGCTTTGAATTGATAAAAGAAAAAGGAAAGTGGAAGATCGATCATTTTAGTATCAGCAGATGA
- a CDS encoding YwhD family protein: MNGVDIFSQDPKKSGFNIIKGDATKGHGGFGAGLVNLDNMSPVIIDVEAGTARVDMGALHARSDVERRIRFTGDKADLQGGGKKYWLIWVNTEVTKDGPHYEGAAAAEMIINREIRRGYKLLADHVNKMGQALKGKVVLDEMDTPSKKVLRTFLEKIDPGQWARANPELKAHLGN, translated from the coding sequence GTGAACGGAGTGGATATTTTCAGTCAGGATCCGAAAAAATCGGGATTTAATATTATAAAAGGCGACGCGACAAAGGGTCATGGCGGGTTCGGTGCGGGACTGGTCAATCTCGATAATATGTCGCCGGTGATCATCGATGTCGAAGCGGGGACGGCACGGGTTGATATGGGCGCACTGCACGCCCGCAGTGATGTCGAGCGAAGGATCCGTTTCACGGGCGATAAGGCCGATCTGCAGGGCGGCGGGAAAAAATACTGGCTGATCTGGGTCAATACAGAAGTGACAAAAGACGGCCCGCACTACGAGGGTGCCGCTGCAGCAGAAATGATCATTAACCGCGAGATCAGACGCGGCTATAAGCTCCTCGCTGACCATGTGAACAAAATGGGCCAGGCGTTGAAAGGAAAAGTCGTCCTGGATGAAATGGATACCCCTTCAAAAAAAGTACTGCGAACCTTCCTCGAGAAGATTGATCCCGGACAATGGGCACGTGCCAACCCCGAACTGAAAGCGCATCTGGGCAATTAA
- a CDS encoding PBP1A family penicillin-binding protein: MRFISWVRKRSPAFRLAQLGGAVICATLAAAGLLVLAAKLAGPMDFPASAPATFYDNRGKLIGKWESANRQWVAIDRMSPSVKLATLAIEDRHFFHHNGFDLKRIAASALIDLRTLSKKQGASTITMQYAKNLFLTNEKTWLRKVAEVFYTLRLEMNEPKKKILEGYLNTIYYGHGAYGIEAAAKIYFNKKAGDLSLAESSMIAGIPNGPGVFSPFLNYHKAKERQRVVLKTMVDSGFLSKERADAAYRADLHLADGERKPADRPAPYFQDAVRKELTEKLHFTTKELDSGGLNVYTTLDAETQQSAEYWVKKTIPEQSAIQTALIAMDPKTGGVVAMVGGRHYKESPFNRAVTARRTPGSAMKPFLYYAALRNGFTPATLLKSEPTSFTYDDGRRTYAPDNFGGYYANGPITMAQALALSDNVFAVKTHLAIGMEKMIAAARRAGITSPLAAIPSLALGSRPVSVIEMARSYATLANEGARIRPALVTKVTDREGKVLYAWLPEHRQVLNRQTSFVLSQMMTGIFDKRLNGYTKVTGAQVAGQLTHKIAAKTGSTSSDSWMAGFTPELVSAVWVGYDKGKTISTYPETGYAKDIWSHFMQSALDGQPRNSFDPPKGVVSVSIDPKTGLRAGGTCPGRPTWFVKGTEPTTYCDGKERHKEQGKKKKVEKKSLFEHLFQWWR, from the coding sequence ATGCGTTTTATCTCCTGGGTACGGAAAAGAAGTCCGGCGTTTCGCCTGGCGCAGCTTGGCGGTGCAGTGATCTGCGCCACACTTGCTGCGGCCGGTCTCCTTGTTCTTGCTGCGAAACTGGCAGGGCCGATGGATTTTCCCGCCTCGGCTCCGGCGACATTTTATGACAATCGCGGCAAACTGATTGGCAAATGGGAGAGCGCTAACCGGCAATGGGTAGCAATCGACCGTATGTCGCCATCGGTGAAACTGGCGACTCTGGCCATTGAAGACCGGCACTTTTTTCACCATAACGGGTTCGATCTGAAGCGTATTGCCGCCTCGGCACTGATCGATCTGCGTACCCTGTCCAAGAAACAGGGAGCGAGCACCATTACGATGCAATATGCGAAGAACCTGTTCCTGACGAATGAAAAAACGTGGCTGCGCAAAGTCGCTGAAGTTTTTTACACCCTCCGTCTTGAAATGAATGAGCCGAAAAAGAAAATTCTCGAAGGGTACCTGAACACAATCTATTATGGGCACGGGGCCTATGGCATCGAAGCCGCTGCGAAAATCTATTTTAATAAAAAAGCGGGGGATCTCTCGCTTGCCGAATCCAGTATGATCGCCGGAATTCCGAACGGGCCGGGCGTCTTTTCCCCTTTTCTCAATTATCACAAAGCAAAAGAACGGCAGCGCGTGGTGCTGAAGACGATGGTCGACAGCGGATTCCTCTCTAAAGAACGGGCAGATGCCGCCTATCGGGCGGATCTGCATCTGGCGGATGGTGAACGGAAACCGGCTGATCGACCAGCCCCTTATTTCCAGGATGCCGTACGTAAAGAGTTGACTGAGAAACTGCATTTTACGACGAAAGAACTCGATTCAGGCGGGCTGAACGTCTATACGACGCTCGATGCAGAGACGCAGCAATCGGCCGAATACTGGGTTAAGAAAACCATTCCGGAGCAATCGGCGATCCAGACGGCACTCATTGCCATGGATCCGAAAACAGGCGGGGTCGTGGCCATGGTAGGAGGGCGTCACTATAAAGAGAGTCCATTTAACCGCGCGGTAACCGCCAGACGGACACCAGGGTCTGCAATGAAACCGTTTCTCTATTATGCGGCACTGCGGAACGGGTTTACTCCGGCTACACTGCTGAAGAGTGAGCCGACATCCTTTACATACGATGACGGGCGGAGAACGTATGCGCCGGACAACTTTGGCGGGTATTATGCGAATGGGCCGATCACGATGGCTCAGGCCCTCGCGCTGTCCGATAATGTTTTTGCTGTAAAAACGCACCTTGCGATCGGTATGGAAAAAATGATTGCCGCCGCCCGGCGTGCGGGTATCACCAGTCCGCTCGCCGCCATCCCGTCGCTCGCACTCGGATCCCGGCCGGTCAGTGTCATCGAGATGGCACGGTCCTATGCCACTCTGGCAAATGAAGGAGCGCGGATCCGGCCGGCACTTGTGACCAAAGTGACCGACCGGGAAGGAAAGGTGCTCTATGCCTGGCTGCCGGAACACAGGCAGGTACTGAACCGTCAGACTTCTTTTGTTCTGTCACAGATGATGACCGGAATTTTCGATAAGCGGCTCAACGGCTATACGAAAGTGACCGGCGCGCAGGTGGCCGGGCAGCTGACACATAAAATCGCCGCAAAAACCGGGTCGACCTCTTCCGACAGCTGGATGGCCGGATTCACGCCGGAGCTGGTCAGTGCGGTCTGGGTCGGCTATGACAAGGGGAAAACGATCAGCACCTATCCGGAAACCGGTTATGCCAAAGACATCTGGTCGCATTTCATGCAGAGCGCGCTGGATGGCCAGCCGCGGAACAGTTTCGATCCGCCCAAGGGCGTCGTCAGCGTCAGCATCGATCCAAAAACCGGATTACGTGCCGGCGGGACATGCCCCGGCCGGCCTACCTGGTTTGTCAAAGGTACAGAACCGACAACCTATTGCGACGGCAAGGAGCGCCACAAAGAACAGGGAAAGAAGAAAAAAGTGGAGAAAAAAAGCTTATTTGAGCATCTGTTCCAGTGGTGGCGCTGA
- a CDS encoding DUF1934 domain-containing protein — protein MTSQEIEIEWVSRIPGSRSPLRMSLRGRLKEGTDGFYLTYRAEGASQYIIKFTKGEALIRRRGQYPLRQPLKLGKSLHGKLGTPSGNLATEAAAESITATWSPESGSGAAGLVYRLNIQGEDAGTFRITWSFMRL, from the coding sequence GTGACGTCTCAAGAGATTGAAATTGAATGGGTCAGCCGGATACCCGGCAGCCGCAGCCCGCTTCGCATGTCGCTTCGTGGCCGGCTGAAAGAGGGAACGGATGGCTTTTATCTGACATACCGTGCAGAAGGCGCTTCACAATATATCATTAAGTTTACGAAGGGTGAAGCACTGATCAGGCGCAGAGGTCAGTATCCGCTGAGGCAGCCGCTGAAGCTTGGAAAAAGCCTGCACGGGAAGCTTGGGACACCGTCTGGCAACCTGGCTACGGAAGCGGCTGCTGAAAGCATCACGGCGACCTGGAGTCCGGAGTCCGGATCCGGCGCAGCCGGTCTGGTCTACCGGCTGAACATTCAGGGAGAAGATGCCGGGACCTTCCGGATCACATGGAGCTTTATGCGATTATAA
- the argS gene encoding arginine--tRNA ligase, producing MAIVEQVKEQLKEEIKQAVLKAGLASEEQIPDIVLEVPKDKAHGDFATNMAMQLARIAKMAPRKIAGELVAHFDRKKGHIRKIEVAGPGFINFFLDNQYLTDLIPAIIKAGDAYGASGSGGGEKVLVEFVSANPTGSLHLGHARGAAVGDTLCKLLNKAGYRASAEYYINDGGNQITNLAVSLEARYLQALGKNAEIPENGYHGRDIIELADQLVEKYGGTLEAKPKEERLRFFRNFGVDHLMRGIRKDLADFRVTFDRWYSERSLYETHKVEAALDMLKDKGETFEKDNAVWLKTSEHGDDKDRVLIKSDGTYTYFTPDISYHKDKFDRGFDRLIDVLGADHHGYVPRMKAALAELGYDPDKLNVQIIQLVNLFKNGEKVKMSKRTGKAVTMRELMEDVGVDAARYFFAMRSADTHLDFDLDLAISRSNENPVYYVQYAFARITSMLKRAEALDTKPSESIDLSLLSGEKEIDLLKQLGEFPSVVAGSAAKLAIQHIPSYLFDLASKLHSFYNAEKVLDETNMPLSKARVALMKAVRITLKNGMDLIGVHAPDQM from the coding sequence ATGGCAATTGTCGAACAGGTCAAAGAACAATTGAAAGAAGAAATAAAACAGGCCGTGCTGAAAGCAGGCCTTGCATCTGAAGAGCAGATTCCGGACATCGTGCTGGAAGTGCCAAAGGATAAAGCACACGGCGATTTTGCGACGAATATGGCGATGCAGCTGGCCCGGATCGCCAAGATGGCACCACGAAAAATCGCCGGCGAACTGGTCGCCCATTTTGACAGGAAGAAAGGCCATATCCGCAAAATTGAGGTGGCAGGGCCGGGCTTTATCAACTTTTTCCTTGATAATCAGTATCTGACGGATCTGATTCCGGCGATTATCAAAGCGGGGGATGCCTACGGCGCTTCGGGCAGCGGTGGCGGTGAGAAAGTGCTTGTTGAGTTTGTTTCGGCGAACCCGACCGGCAGCCTGCATCTCGGTCATGCGCGCGGCGCGGCGGTCGGTGATACGCTCTGTAAACTGCTGAACAAAGCCGGCTACAGGGCCAGTGCGGAATACTATATTAATGATGGTGGCAATCAGATCACGAATCTCGCTGTTTCTCTTGAGGCACGCTACCTGCAGGCGCTTGGGAAAAATGCCGAAATTCCTGAAAACGGCTACCATGGCAGGGATATAATCGAACTCGCCGATCAGCTCGTGGAGAAATATGGCGGCACGCTTGAAGCAAAACCGAAAGAAGAACGCCTGCGTTTCTTCCGCAACTTTGGTGTGGATCATCTGATGCGGGGCATCAGGAAGGATCTGGCCGACTTCCGGGTGACGTTCGATCGCTGGTATTCGGAGCGTTCACTGTATGAAACACACAAAGTTGAAGCGGCACTGGACATGCTGAAGGATAAAGGGGAAACATTTGAAAAGGACAATGCCGTCTGGCTGAAGACCTCGGAACACGGAGACGACAAAGACCGCGTGCTGATTAAATCAGACGGTACCTATACCTACTTTACCCCGGATATTTCCTATCATAAAGATAAGTTTGACCGCGGGTTTGACCGCCTGATCGACGTACTCGGTGCCGATCACCACGGGTATGTCCCGAGAATGAAGGCCGCGCTGGCCGAACTTGGCTATGATCCCGATAAGCTGAATGTACAGATTATTCAGCTCGTCAACCTGTTTAAGAACGGGGAAAAGGTTAAGATGAGCAAGCGAACCGGTAAAGCGGTAACGATGCGTGAACTGATGGAAGACGTCGGCGTCGATGCCGCACGTTATTTCTTTGCCATGCGGAGTGCGGACACGCATCTGGACTTTGATCTGGATCTTGCAATTTCCCGTTCCAACGAAAATCCGGTTTATTATGTTCAGTATGCTTTTGCAAGAATCACGAGTATGTTGAAACGGGCGGAAGCCCTCGATACAAAGCCCTCTGAGTCGATCGATCTGAGCTTACTGTCCGGCGAAAAGGAAATTGATCTGCTGAAGCAGCTCGGTGAGTTCCCGTCGGTGGTTGCGGGCAGTGCGGCAAAACTTGCGATTCAGCATATCCCGTCGTATCTGTTTGATCTCGCATCGAAACTTCACAGCTTTTATAATGCGGAAAAAGTACTTGATGAGACGAACATGCCGCTCAGTAAAGCTCGTGTCGCTCTGATGAAGGCCGTGCGGATAACATTAAAAAATGGTATGGATCTGATCGGTGTTCATGCGCCGGATCAAATGTAA
- a CDS encoding phospholipase D-like domain-containing protein produces the protein MNLLWTGITILLIILLLIAGALLDIVTGLKVRHPKLPERKAVSGQNRLLYFTQGRELFHDMLREISEAKDHIHLSFFIFEADNVGRQWLDLLKKKAAEGVEVRLLVDFLAAFKLRSKKAELARAGVQLAFSGKVGFPFTVYALNRRNHRKIAVIDGRVGYFGGFNVSRDYLGQTPEKGPWHDNHLKVVGESVAELQRRFLEDWRRSGGSVADRRAFFPKHEKGPSKLVLIATDGKQIETIFAEKLAAARESIIIGSPYFIPSRKLMDVLMDRLEHGVKLTILLPMKRDHALVRPASFHYLQPLIEKGAGLFHFYQGFFHSKAFVVDRKLAYIGTTNFDQRSFFLNDELSGFTDDPVIVRNVLDQLQREIRNFSVEVDAAKVRNRSPIEKLKTICSAWFSFFL, from the coding sequence ATGAACCTGCTCTGGACCGGTATAACTATTCTGCTGATTATTCTGCTGCTGATTGCCGGCGCATTACTTGACATTGTCACCGGCCTGAAGGTCAGACATCCGAAACTCCCGGAACGGAAAGCAGTATCAGGACAGAACCGGCTGCTTTACTTTACACAGGGGCGGGAACTGTTCCATGACATGCTTCGGGAAATCAGTGAAGCGAAAGATCATATCCATTTATCTTTCTTTATTTTTGAGGCAGACAACGTCGGCAGGCAATGGCTGGACCTGCTGAAGAAGAAAGCGGCAGAAGGCGTTGAGGTTCGGCTGCTTGTTGACTTCCTTGCGGCTTTCAAACTGCGGTCCAAAAAGGCGGAACTGGCACGTGCCGGGGTTCAGCTGGCCTTCTCCGGCAAAGTCGGATTTCCCTTCACCGTTTACGCGCTGAACCGGCGCAATCACCGTAAGATAGCGGTCATTGACGGCAGGGTCGGTTATTTCGGCGGTTTCAATGTCAGTCGTGACTACCTCGGCCAGACTCCTGAGAAGGGGCCATGGCATGATAACCATCTGAAAGTTGTGGGAGAGAGTGTGGCTGAACTGCAGCGCCGGTTTCTCGAAGACTGGCGCCGTTCAGGCGGCAGCGTAGCGGACCGGCGCGCTTTCTTCCCCAAACATGAAAAAGGACCGTCGAAGCTGGTTCTGATTGCAACAGACGGGAAGCAGATTGAAACGATTTTTGCTGAAAAGCTGGCAGCCGCGCGCGAGTCGATTATAATCGGTTCCCCTTACTTTATCCCGAGTCGGAAACTGATGGACGTACTCATGGATCGCCTTGAGCATGGCGTAAAACTGACGATATTATTACCGATGAAACGGGATCATGCACTGGTCCGGCCGGCATCTTTCCACTACCTTCAGCCACTTATTGAAAAAGGAGCCGGACTCTTTCATTTTTATCAGGGCTTTTTCCATTCCAAAGCCTTTGTTGTCGATCGAAAGCTGGCCTATATCGGTACCACAAATTTCGACCAGCGGAGCTTTTTCCTGAATGATGAACTGTCCGGATTTACCGACGATCCGGTGATTGTCCGCAATGTTCTCGATCAGCTGCAGCGGGAGATCCGCAACTTTTCGGTAGAGGTGGACGCCGCAAAGGTACGGAACCGTTCACCAATCGAGAAACTGAAAACCATCTGTTCCGCCTGGTTCAGTTTTTTCCTGTGA
- the rpoE gene encoding DNA-directed RNA polymerase subunit delta — protein MFSVGEHVAEKSKVDQLYDILAAAKEPKSFYEMTDQILKRDEVEADHGESLARLYTTLTLDGRFLNVGHNLWALRNWYPIDQREDDVAKTLGDEQYKKNKIAEDGFDDYDEDNDDEDEDDSDDVDDTDEEDYGDQDDDDVRRIKKNAIDMNKDNE, from the coding sequence ATGTTTTCAGTGGGAGAACATGTAGCTGAGAAGTCGAAAGTAGATCAACTGTATGATATATTGGCGGCAGCTAAAGAACCGAAAAGCTTTTATGAAATGACAGATCAGATTCTTAAAAGGGATGAAGTCGAGGCCGATCACGGTGAATCGCTCGCACGTCTGTACACAACGCTTACTTTGGACGGCCGGTTTCTGAATGTCGGACATAATTTATGGGCGCTGCGTAACTGGTATCCGATCGATCAGCGTGAAGACGATGTGGCCAAGACGCTGGGTGACGAACAGTACAAGAAGAATAAAATCGCTGAAGACGGATTCGATGACTACGATGAAGATAACGACGATGAAGATGAAGATGATTCTGATGATGTGGATGACACGGATGAAGAGGATTATGGTGATCAGGATGATGATGATGTCCGCCGGATCAAAAAAAATGCCATCGATATGAATAAGGATAACGAATAA
- a CDS encoding CTP synthase — MTKYIFVTGGVVSSLGKGITAASLGRLLKNRGLKVTIQKFDPYINVDPGTMSPYQHGEVFVTDDGAETDLDLGHYERFIDINLNKNSNVTTGKIYSSVLKKERRGDYLGRTVQVIPHITNEIKDRVFRAGKTTNSDVVITEIGGTVGDIESLPFLEAIRQIKSSVGVDNVLYLHCTLIPYLRAAGEMKTKPTQHSVKELRSLGIQPNVIVVRTELPVPQEMKDKIALFCDIDKEAVIEARDAETLYEVPLQLQEQHLDDIVCEKLHLPAGDANMTEWHDLVDKVLHPKNEVKIGLVGKYVELQDAYISVVEALKHGGYNFDTEVHVTYINSEDLLPDNVESRLKDVSGIIVPGGFGDRGIEGKILAIKYAREHKVPFFGICLGMQLASIEFARNVLGLSGADSAEFNAHAEDPIIDLLPEQQDVEDLGGTQRLGLYPCKLRKGTLAYGAYNKEIIYQRHRHRYEFNNQYRSAMKEKGIVFSGLSPDNRLVEMIELKGHPWFVACQFHPEFKSRPTRPEPLFREFIHASLKNK, encoded by the coding sequence ATGACAAAGTATATCTTTGTAACCGGCGGTGTGGTGTCATCGCTTGGGAAAGGAATTACGGCTGCTTCCCTTGGCCGGCTGCTGAAAAACAGGGGATTGAAAGTAACCATTCAGAAATTTGATCCATACATCAATGTCGATCCGGGCACGATGAGCCCGTATCAGCACGGCGAAGTATTCGTCACCGACGACGGAGCTGAGACGGACCTTGATCTTGGCCATTACGAGCGGTTCATCGACATTAATCTGAATAAAAACAGCAATGTGACAACAGGAAAAATTTATTCATCCGTATTGAAAAAGGAACGCCGCGGCGATTACCTCGGACGGACGGTGCAGGTTATCCCCCATATCACGAATGAAATCAAGGATCGCGTGTTTCGGGCCGGGAAGACCACCAATTCCGATGTTGTGATAACGGAAATCGGCGGTACGGTCGGCGATATCGAGAGCCTTCCGTTTCTTGAAGCCATCCGGCAGATCAAAAGTTCCGTTGGCGTCGACAATGTCCTTTATCTCCACTGTACGCTGATCCCGTATCTCAGAGCGGCCGGCGAAATGAAGACGAAGCCGACTCAGCACAGTGTAAAGGAACTGCGCAGCCTCGGTATTCAGCCGAATGTCATTGTCGTTCGTACGGAACTCCCGGTGCCGCAGGAAATGAAAGACAAAATCGCTCTTTTCTGCGACATTGACAAAGAAGCGGTGATCGAGGCACGGGATGCGGAAACGCTGTATGAGGTACCACTGCAGCTGCAGGAGCAGCATCTTGATGATATCGTCTGCGAAAAGCTTCATTTGCCGGCAGGTGATGCGAATATGACCGAATGGCATGATCTCGTTGACAAAGTGCTGCATCCGAAAAATGAGGTAAAAATCGGCCTTGTCGGGAAATATGTAGAACTTCAGGATGCCTATATCTCTGTCGTTGAAGCGCTCAAACACGGGGGATACAATTTTGATACCGAAGTGCATGTCACCTATATCAATTCAGAAGATCTGCTCCCGGATAATGTCGAGAGCCGTCTGAAGGATGTCAGCGGCATTATTGTTCCCGGCGGATTCGGCGATCGCGGCATCGAAGGCAAGATTCTTGCGATCAAATACGCGCGTGAGCACAAGGTTCCCTTCTTCGGCATCTGTCTCGGCATGCAGCTGGCTTCGATCGAATTTGCCCGCAACGTGCTGGGCCTGAGCGGTGCGGATTCAGCGGAATTCAATGCACATGCAGAAGATCCGATTATCGACCTTCTGCCGGAACAGCAGGATGTAGAAGATCTCGGCGGCACGCAGCGTCTCGGTCTCTATCCGTGCAAGCTTCGCAAGGGTACATTAGCCTATGGCGCTTACAACAAGGAAATCATCTACCAGCGGCATCGTCACCGCTATGAATTTAACAACCAGTACCGCAGTGCGATGAAGGAAAAAGGGATTGTCTTCTCAGGCCTCAGTCCTGATAATCGTCTCGTTGAAATGATTGAACTGAAGGGGCATCCGTGGTTCGTGGCCTGCCAGTTCCATCCGGAATTTAAATCGCGCCCGACGCGGCCGGAGCCGCTGTTCCGCGAATTTATTCATGCATCACTGAAAAACAAATAA